In Candidatus Abyssobacteria bacterium SURF_5, the following proteins share a genomic window:
- a CDS encoding 2-hydroxyacyl-CoA dehydratase: protein MDTPEDMPQIFRLMLEKNEDAGVDPNALQGTLMRSMSFARLLYDAFASGKPVVWINVFVPPELIFACGCTPFWMDGAGGFSGWVDLREAFERADTFLPSRDTCTFLRAAIGGVFTGMFPPPDIVVCTSHLCESSPKIGQMTARHFKKDFHSLDVPASLSGGAAGAVDYVARQIERLARRLSHLAGIDVDIDRLRLALSLSNQTRAHFVSVAENRKHIPACATGSQFIGMSLIYPWGTDDGVAIAQAFDEELWRRLSKKFSAVEGGEKNRLMWIHLRPVFETDIMNYVERELRSVVAIDVLGEIWWPELDLDDPFRALAVKMLSNPELQPMEAKIKRLIDLVRSYSVDGVVHFLHWGCRWNYGQNILFKHALAEAGVPLLALDGDAVDRRAAPYGQMVTRLEAFLELLETGGARRRT from the coding sequence ATGGACACGCCGGAAGACATGCCACAGATATTTCGCCTGATGCTCGAAAAAAACGAGGACGCGGGCGTCGATCCGAATGCGCTTCAGGGAACCTTGATGCGCAGCATGAGTTTCGCGCGGCTGCTTTATGACGCCTTTGCCTCCGGCAAGCCAGTGGTGTGGATCAACGTCTTTGTTCCGCCTGAATTGATCTTCGCCTGCGGCTGCACTCCCTTCTGGATGGACGGTGCGGGCGGGTTCTCCGGCTGGGTAGACTTGCGAGAAGCCTTCGAGCGGGCCGACACGTTTCTTCCATCCCGCGATACGTGCACGTTCCTTCGAGCCGCTATCGGCGGAGTCTTTACCGGCATGTTTCCTCCGCCGGATATCGTGGTCTGCACTTCCCACCTGTGCGAGAGCAGCCCGAAAATCGGGCAGATGACCGCCCGACATTTCAAAAAGGATTTTCACTCGCTCGATGTGCCCGCTTCTCTCTCGGGGGGCGCCGCCGGCGCCGTTGACTATGTCGCGCGCCAGATCGAGCGGCTCGCCCGGCGCCTGTCTCATCTTGCCGGAATAGACGTCGACATCGACAGACTGCGGCTCGCTCTCTCGCTCAGCAATCAGACGCGTGCTCATTTTGTCTCCGTTGCTGAAAATCGGAAACACATCCCCGCCTGCGCCACCGGCTCACAATTCATCGGAATGAGCCTGATCTATCCGTGGGGAACCGACGACGGCGTCGCTATCGCCCAGGCTTTTGACGAGGAACTCTGGCGCCGGCTTTCCAAAAAATTTTCGGCGGTGGAAGGAGGTGAAAAAAACCGCTTGATGTGGATACACTTGCGTCCAGTCTTCGAAACCGATATCATGAACTATGTAGAACGGGAACTGCGTTCGGTCGTTGCCATCGATGTGCTGGGCGAAATATGGTGGCCGGAGCTCGATCTCGATGACCCGTTTCGCGCGCTGGCCGTGAAAATGCTCTCGAATCCCGAACTGCAGCCGATGGAAGCAAAAATCAAGCGTCTCATCGATCTGGTCCGGTCATATTCGGTTGACGGGGTCGTGCATTTCCTGCACTGGGGCTGCAGATGGAATTACGGGCAAAACATTCTGTTCAAGCACGCTCTGGCCGAAGCGGGCGTTCCGCTGCTCGCGCTGGACGGCGATGCCGTCGATAGAAGGGCCGCTCCCTACGGCCAGATGGTGACGCGCCTCGAAGCCTTCCTGGAACTGCTCGAAACAGGCGGCGCTCGAAGACGGACATGA